From the genome of Pelobates fuscus isolate aPelFus1 chromosome 11, aPelFus1.pri, whole genome shotgun sequence:
gctgaacttgcctCTTTTTAGCCCATGTGACTATGTAATAAAGATGTATCTCAATGGAGCCTTTGGCATGTGACCACATTAATATCACGACATTCTGCCACTGGCACATTGTATTCCTCTGGCATGTGGCGAGGCCCCCTACATGCCATGGCTGTAAGTTAGTAAGCTGGTTGCCTAGTGGTCAAACTGTCCCCAGAATGTGGTAATGTCTTACTGTTGTACTCCGACTTGCAGGATCCTACATATTTATGTGGCAAAAGGTCTAAGGAGTTTGTCATACGCGGTGGCAGAACGTTACCAGCAGTACAGCCAGCTCGACGCCAAGGAGCACAATGGGAAGGTAATGGATTGAGGGAAACTTGGCAAACATGTCAGGCACCACCCAATGCTTTATACCAGAGGAACAATACGTAGGCCCTGGGGACCTCGTCCTTCCATTACATTCATTGGAACTAAAAATGGAAGGAAGAGGTGGGAGCCGTGCCATTAACCCCTCGCAATATGCACCCTACATGTCCAGCTGCCTCACAGCCGAAGGGGGTGCTAGAATCTGCCCCAAATCTGTCTCTCTCTTATTATAGGGGATACATGctggttttaattttaattttggaCCATTTACAGATTTTATTGGCAATATGGGGCTCATTCCTTACATCAGCAAGCATTCGTCACTGAAAGGGTGACACTCTGTAGTCTGTTTGGAAACTGTCAGGACTGTGCAATGTGAGCGAATCGGAACGTTCTTAGATTTGAGAACATTCTATTAATGTCTCACTATCACAGACCAGGAAGTAGACGCATGTAAATTGCATTATTTGGAAACATTGTGCAGGCTCCTACCTCGTTCTTGTGACATTCAGCCACAAACGGAAACTTTCTGAGCTTTTAGTGGTGGCTTCCTCTCACAGATCCATTACACGCTGAATAATATATCTGTGTGataaagggtttattcactaaattataaATTATGGTCCCCTAACGGCTGAGCTGTAATCAGAACCTGACGTGAAAATTATCCCCAGATCTGACTTTGTGAAATGACAGTATTCATCGAATTCCAGACAAAATAGTGTCTTAGTAGATATTACATGAACATCTCGATATATTGGTGTAACAGTTTGGGGTATAATTCACTATATTGGggtaaatacaatataatataaactgtgataatacactgagcttttataatacaatgatctgtaataatacaatgatctgtaataatacaatgagctgtattaatacaataagctgtaataatacgctgagctgtaataatacaataagctgtaataatacgctgagctgtaataatacaataagctgtaataatacactgagctgtaataataaaaggagctgtaataatatgatACGCTTTAATAATAAAGGATTTAATACATTGAGCTATAATATTACGTTAAGCTTACGTTAAAATAAGTTGTAACAACATGAGAAGCTGTAATAATGcagtgagctgtaataatacaataaactataATAATATGATACGCTTTAATAATATAAGAtttaatacattaagctgtaataatacactgagctgtaataatacactgagctgtaataatacaaaagctgtaataatacaatgagctgtaataatatgatACGCTTTAATAATAcaaaagctgtaataatacaatgagctgtaataatatgatACGTTTTAATAATATAAGATTTAATACATTGAGCTATAATATTACGTTAAGCTTACGTTAAAATAAGTTGTAACAACATgataagctgtaataatgcaatgagctgtaataatacaataagctataataatatgatacattttaataatataagaTTTAATACATTAAGCTGCAATATTACgttaagctgtaataatacaatgagctgtaataatacaatgagctgtaataatacaataagctgtaataatacaatgagctgttatAATATGAGCTTCCTGTTTGAATGATCTAATCGTTAATTCTTCTGCAGTCTCCGTTGTTGGTCGCTGTAGCAGCCAATCAGCCTCAGATTGTCTTTGACCTCATGATGCTTGGAGCAGACGTGAACGTGTCCGACAAGAAAGGGCAGACCGTGCTGCACGTGGCTGGGACATACGGACTGTGTGATGTGTTGAGGGTAAATtcgttattattttttattaagaggTTATTTATGAGCTGATGCATTAAGCGCTATGTAAGATCAATCTTTGTAAATAATGGAAATTGCAACCTGGGGCAGAAACCCATCGAGCGGCGAAAACATATTgagatttattcattaaacacagaattatagtgaattgaaaCTAAATTGGTCAATTTAGGCAAGAAGTGCTAATTTGGGTAAGATTGTGTGGATTTCCATTCTTTCCATTGGCTGGTATTTCCTGGTGTATCGATGCTGGATGTCTGTTTGATGCAGAGTGCGTCTCCCTGGTTTCTGATACCCATTAAGAACCCGCATTTTATACTGAAACACTCTCACTTTCTCTATATTCCAGGTTTTTATGTCTCTTCAAAATCAGCAGAAATTTGACATTGAGGCCAGAAATTATGATGGTAATTTAATCACCAGGAATCTGCGCTTTCTGTACTGGCACCGGGGGTAACTGGGATTACTGCCCCTACTGGGGGTAACTGGGATTACTGCCCCTACTGGGGGTTACTGGGATTAGTGCCCATACTGGGGGTAACTGGGATTAGTGCCCATTCTGGGGGTAACTGGGATTACTGCCCATACCTGGGGTAACTGGGTACATACTGGGGGTAACTGGGGTTACTGCTGGTATTGATGGTGATTGTTAATTATTCCTGAGGGTAACTGGTTGATTCCACCCGGCAGGTCTGACCCCTCTTCACTGCGCAGTGAATGCCCACAATGCCGCCCACACCAGCCAGATgagccagccctcccctgaaagAGAACAGCGAGAACGGGACACCCTGACTTGTATTCAGCTCCTGCTGCAGCTCGGTGCCAGCTGTACCAGCCAGGTGAGAAGCCCTCTGTGGCACAGCTCGGTGCCAGCTGTACCAGCCAGGTGAAAATCCCTCTCTGTGGCACAGCTCGGTGCCAGCTGTACCAGCCAGGTGAGAATCCCTCTCTGTGGCACAGCTCGGTGCCAGCTGTACCAGCCAGGTGAGAATCCCTCTGTGGCACAGCTCGGTGCCAGCTGTACCAGCCAGGTGAGAATCCCTCTGTGGCACAGCTCGGTGCCAGCTGTACCAGCCAGGTGTGAATCCCTCTCTGTGGCACAGCTCGGTGCCAGCTGTACCAGCCAGGTGAGAATCCCTCTCTGTGGCACAGTTCGGTGCCAGCTGTACCAGCCAGGTGAGAATCCCTCTCTGTGGCACAGCTCGGTGCCAGCTGTACCAGCCAGGTGAGAATCCCTCTCTGTGGCACAGCTCTGTGCCAGCTGTACCAGCCAGGTGAGAATCCCTCTCTGTGGCACAGCTCAGTGCCAGCTGCCTGTGGAGAACGCCATCCATCATTTGTTGTTCTGTATCGAACGTCCCATTCCAGTGAGAGGATAAATCAGGCTGTTTCTCTGCCAATACACAGGGCACATCACCAGGGGGTATTAGACTGAGCGCCATGTAATCTCTATCTTCCAGGGCAAAAGCTGATAATGTATCGAACGAGCGGAGATACATTTATATCATCTATAGACTGTCACAGCGAAAACGATAAAATGACTGCTTGATAATTCCAGGGTGTTGTTTATTAGCGCTCTATCGTGCATTTACAATGATTAAATAAGGATCTATTGGGATCTATTGCGTTCGGGCTCTGTTGCAATGATAAAATAACGATCTATTGGGATCTATTACGTTCGGGCTCTGTTGCAATGATTAAATAACGATCTATTGGGATATATTACGTTTGGGCTCTGTTGCAATGATTAAATAATGATCTATTGGGATCTATTATGTTTGGGCTCTGTTGCAATGATTAAATAAAGATCTATTGGATCTATTACGTTTGGGCTCTGTTGCAATGATTAAATAAAGATAAATTGGGATCTATTACGTTTGGGCTCTGTTGCAATGATTAAATAAAGATCTATTGGATCTATTACGTTTGGGCTCTGTTGCAATGATTAAATAAAGATAAATTGGGATCTATTACGTTTGGGCTCTGTTGCAATGATTAAATAACAATCTATTGGGAGCTATTAAGTTTGGGCTCTGTTACAATGATTAAATAAAGATCCATTGGGATCTATTATGTTTGGGCTCTGTTGCAATGATTAAATAACAATCTATTGGGATCTATTATGTTTGGGCTCTGTTGCAATGATTAAATAAAGATTCATTGGGATCTATTACGTTTGGGCTCTGTCGCAATGATTAAATAACGATCAATTGGGATCTATTATGTTTGGGCTCTGTTGCAATGATTAAATAAAGATTCATTGGGATCTATTACGTTTGGGCTCTGTCGCAATGATTAAATAACGATCAATTGGGATCTATTACGTTTGGGCTCTGTTGCAATGATGTGGATTGCTGGCCAGTTGCTGATCACTATAGATTCTGTCTATAACCTTAGCGAGCAGCGGCTCCCTCCCAGCTGATGTTAACGGATCCTGCTGAGTATATCCACTACTTACCAACTAGTGTCTAACCCTGGCCTCCATTTCGTTCTATCTAAATAACCTATGGTGAGGCTGTGGACAAAGGCACATTTAATATCTTTCAAATCGCACCATCCATTGGATTATCACTAGTTCCCTCCTTCTATTACATTAATAAACAAAAGGCTTGCCATCAGCTGATAAACTTCCAATAAAGAGAAATGTCTCTAAGCAATGTGAGGCCTTTGtcgctaaagttaaagggacattatagtcaccaaaacaattttagcttaatgtagATGTTAtgctgtatagaccatgcccctgcagtctcactgctcaattttctgccgtttagaagttaaatctctttttttttctgtttatgcaaaccTAGCTACacttcccctgactgtgacttgcacagcctgcatgtaaaaaagtttaattttcagaTGTTCAGATGTTTACTTGCTTTAtgagttgttgttgttgttttcttcTCCTCTGTAAATGTAACGTTATTCGCACACAAGGCATCTGCAGGCTATTAATAGTGCAatagataatacattctaaattaaaggaagtgtaaacattagatgactctttacaggaagtgtttaggaaggctgtgtaggtcacatgcagggaggtgtggctagggcagcataaaaaaagtgatttaactcctaaatggcagagaattgagagtgAGTCTGCAGGAGCataatctataaaccaaaactgcttaattaagctaaagttgttttggtgactaccgtgtccctttaagcagctgCCTTGTGCTTTCAGAATCTAAAATCTCTCTCTACCTGGTGGAAGCATCCAAAATCCAATATGGCATTACATTCCAACCCTAAAGCACAGATCAAACCATATTCAATACAGCAATACAATTAAGCGatagggagaaaaaaatatatattttccaggcaaaaataatagaatatttgtttatgttctctttatttatgtctaatgaaAACCATGTGTGTTAGAGAAAGGACGCAATACACAATCCGTATCGCCAAGGTATATGTGCCATGTCACTGACTCCCAGTCTCTCCCGCAGGATATAAAGAGCAATAAGACTGTCATCCATCTGGCTGTGCAAGCCGGGAACATCCCGCTGGTTAAATTCCTCCTGGACCTGCCTCATCCCGACCTTCCTGGGCTCATCAACATGAAGGTGATACTCGTTACTCTCCTGCCAGCACCGTGTGGCATTTTGCTGTCCTGTTTGGGTCCGTTTATCACTTCCTACTTTCTCTTCCAGGCTCACGGAAACACCGCTCTGCACATGGCGGCAGCCCTTCCCCCGCTGGCGACCACCGAGTACCTCATCCAACTACTGCTGTTCTCAGGAGCCGACCCGAGCACCCGGAACCTGGAGAACGAGCAGCCTGCTCACCTGGTGCCCCCCGGAGAGTTTTCCGAGCAGGTAACCTAACATACATTACCAAAGGtttgttttggggaggggggtattgAGAAGTCGTCTGTAGATATGCCCAGAGCTCTAGGGTGGTCTTCTTCTTAGAAAGATGCTTTATACAATGTAAGgggtttcataattttttttaaagtaatgcaaaaaaaaagtacaatttaaTCTAATTGTCAGAATGTAAGTATTCTCACACAGGACTTATCCAGGTTTAGTTTTATGATCACAGCAGCCCCtggcaaaaaaaaacctgtgctGTGGTCCCGAATACTACtacttattatcattattattattattattattattattattattattaaaaatgatCTCACCCAGTAGCTTTATATAAAGTGGGAAGCTGCATTTTAGCTCTAAATAGCTCTTTATAAGAGGCTGGCATCTAAGCAGTTACAATTTTTGCTCCCACTGCAAAAGACACCCCAGATAgtgaccttaaagggatactgtagtggaaagctgtattcctggcactatcgatcCCCCTGCTTCCCACTCCCTCGCGCCCTCCCCCAGGTAAATAAAGagtttaaaaaccttttatttacttaccttagcccagcgccaatgtccctcggcgctgggtcttggctccgccccctcctccGTCCCCGAACGAGTGGGACCTAATGTcgcgcgtgcattagacctccccataggaaagcattgaatcctcacacctatggggaaaaatctgacgctggaggtcttcatgcagagtgtgaggacgtccagcggcagataccggaccaaaagtccatttcaattcaggaagccctctgaATTGGAGGGCAGACTTCCATATTTTCTATGGAACTGCAAAGTTTAACAtggcagcactaggtgcaaaagggacagtacacccagaccactttaattagctgaagggatctgggtgcctacagtgtccctttaatacaacaaGAATGGGGAGCATATGATAAGCAACTGAATTctaggtgttaaagggacactctactctCTAACGCActataaaaatcactatttagtagatataccaccaatgaaaacatgcagggTTGGGAGGGCGAGGGGGGGAATGGAGCAGGCCAGCCATTTGATATAAACGATTAAATATTTAACCAAAATTCTAACAGCCAGATTATTAACAACATGTAACAGTGCACAATATTACCGTAATAAACTTTATGTAACAATGGTGGCATCATTATAGTTAAATGATAATCTAGTAACAAAATGAAATGAGTCCAGCTGAATATCGTCTGCATCTGTTTGCACATAGAGCGTGTCGGCAAGATGACGTACTTTATGGGTGTGAAGAGTCCCTATTCTTCATATTAATTATTACGGTGTCCAATAATTATCCACAGCTGAATTAAGTTAAAATCACTTGAAtgatatataaaacatattatgTGAACATTAAATTATTAAAAGTCCCTAAATAGTACATGGTTGTGGTGTTACGTTCTTCAAAcactccctcccctcctccccatcCGCCCTCCCCCCTTTTTAGGTTTCTGAAACATTcctgtatttattttaaagagaTATGTTTGGTTTTTAATCTCTCTAACATCCAGAACATGTTCTAATTCTGTCCTCAGATAAAGCTCTTGTTGAAGCGTAGACGTGTCATGTCCTCTGCCCGCCACCAATCCACATCTTCCTTATAGGAACAGCGCAGACCTGGACTACTTTTCTAGTCCTCAAGTCAAGATCCTTCCACCAGCGGAAGGAGAGTGTATCTCCACACGGAGCGTCTAGTCCCCATGGTTTGATTTGAAATAACGACAAACCCTTTGCCAAACCTGACCTCGCTGATAACTCCTACCATTTACTGTATTGTTCCTGGTTTCTGTGAAACTTTTAACCCCAACACCAACTGCTTGCCAGCATATTATCGGTTTCATAGCCAGCATCACAGATTACCCCAAAATGATCCCAGATTTCTTCGAAGAGCATCTTACCAAGTAAAGATGGGCTGGGTTTGGACTGGCAGGATTCCTGGGCTTGGTCTGAATATATCCAAGTGGTGATACTGCTTGGGTATAATCACCTGGGCTCCTGTCAGTAGTGAAATTCAGCAGGATAGATCATTATGTGGGATTAAATTGGCCACGTTGATTGGCTTCAGTCATTCTGTCATTAAAATGAATTATCCAGTAACTACGCTCATCCGGTTGAAAGGTTCTTGCGAGGAACTCATGGATTCGGCATTCTTTTTCCAGGCGTTAAAAATGTTGCCCATGAGTCCAGACAATAATCTCCCAGTGtgaaaccagttcattagtcttTTGCAGGACCACAAAGTGACTGTCTGGATTAGAAAACTGATGTCACATTGGAAGTGAATGAATTCCGCACATGCTGGGCAGCTCCTTCATAACCTGCTTGACAGAGTGTAGGATTGATAAGCATCCTTCAGAACCCTTCGCTGAGCTGGGAACGCCTTCTCCAGGGCACTAACGTTTCCTGCAACCCGCATCATGGCTGGGGTTATTTGGCAGACTCATTGAATTATATTAGCAATGCTCCAGAGTAATATAGAGATTACATTAAATGGAGTTAACGGGACACAGAACCCACCCATTAGTCAATCCAGCCccatacaatatacaaaatacatgcattttatttGGGGATTTGTTtatcattaagctgtatattgtggAAGATTGAAAGTTAAATTAGCAAAATATATTCCAAAATTCCTCAGCTGTAAAAGTACCTGATTTAAGCAATATTACCACTTTGCTCACTTTTACCTGACATTTGCAAATTGGTTAATTTTCTGTAAATTTTTTGACCTGTTCCGTAAATAAACCCCAACTTTCTAACTCAAGGCTTAGATGAGTAGATTAGCTGCATGTTTACTCAGAACCCCATCAATCACAGGCACTCCTATACAAGGAGGAtacagacccccccccctccctcccctccctcccctccctcccctccctcccctccctccccagcatttaaaaaataagCCAAGAACTGTCATTTAGACACTTGCTCAACTTTCAGTAATAAGCTACAATCACACCGACTGCCAAAATCCAGCTCGGATGTACCAACTGTTTATTTTTTCTGAATATCTTGGTTTCAATGAAACCAGTCATTTGCCAAAGTTTGTAAAGAAGTGCCTGATGTACGGACGAAATGCAGAGATTGGCAAACTGTAACGCAGAATAGGAGCTGGAGTCCCAACAGCAGGCATTCCAGATATTAAGCAGGACTTCTGCTTCTTAGTCTGCTCTTTGCTTATTGGAGCCAGGTCTGTATTTAAGGGCCTAATCCAATAGTTTTATCATTTCTATGAAATAGCTGATTTTGGACCATATTGGTCTTTGTTATCACAGTAAATGTAAGTGTGAGATATTGATCGACTCGATGCTCAACGCTTtcacacaaatacaaaataacattGTTCAGATGTTTATGTTTAATAAGTGATACATTTCCCATAAACATATCAGATAATCTGATTAAAGTGGAGATCGTAATATATGACCCGGTATTTTAGGCCTGATGACGTTCTTCACCAGTTTATCATTTATAGTGTGTTTGTGCTTTTACTGCCTGTGACATGGAGAGACGGAGGTCTTGCTATTCCGGATAGGGTGACCTAActcccaacaaaaaaaaaacagagagctTCCTCTCTGGTGGTGGGACCTCTATGGATTTTCCAAAGTGTATTCTGGAAGTAGATAGCTTCACCCAGGAGGAGTAGTCCACCATCATTTCTCCATGCTACAGACATCGGAAGGGGTGGAGATAGTTTTGTTACAGTAAATGTGAGGATACACAGTCCTTGTGTATCCAGCACCCATACAGTGCTACAAATCTCCATAACTATGTTTAGGAATCCTAAATTCTGCCTGGCACACATCAAAGTGTTTGACAGCAGTATGGTGTCCTTCCTGTTATTATGTGGATCATTTTCAAAaaatctcctaaattgccacaacACGCTCGTTAATGAACAGGCCAAGAAGTATCAACGTATTTTCCCCAAGCCGTTCATTAAATTTTAGTTTTGCTGTATTTTTACCAATTTATTGTTTACTGAACATTCTAGGGCAGTAAATGTTAATGATGAATGAACATGGTGAATTTATTTTACACCaggattgtttatttaaaattctatttAAACAGAGAAATGTCTAGTTTTGTGGTTTATTTATGTTGTCTAATTTATGTCTATTTTAGTCGTTTCAGTTCTATGAAAAATGTCTTCTTTGTGGGTGTAAGGTGTGGAGTGACCAACTAAGCGGTTTACAAATACTTCAATAAATAATTCAAGCCAATGAAAGCTCGCTCTGCGTCtagttttcttttgtgtttttaaaatgtgACACATGCTCTGAGGGATTATTTTCATATACTTTATAAAGAGATCGCAGTtcaaattataaatatttttacatatttttttttgtcaagcagGATAATCGACATCTTCACGGTGTAAAACTACGCAATCATACTTAGAAGCTCTGTAACACAATAGATGCCCTGCACCACCGTAACTTGACAACCTGTTTTTTGCTTGAAATTCTACAAGATGTATCAGTTTAACTTTATTTGAGTTTacgcaataaataaataactaaaaacgcATGGGATGAGGACACAGATTTGGATTATATTGGAATGAGCCTATACTGCCATCTTGTGGGCACTTCATACACTGCAGTATTATAGGTTATTGCTAGAATCTGAAGGATATCATAAGTTGTTAAACCATTAGCCATTTGTACAACCCGCAATCTCGTTTTTGCTTGTTTTATGATTTTGTGCTCATTTATTATCTGAGCACTAAAATATTttgcatatgtatgtgtatgtgtatattttgcataGGGAAACGTTTTGTGCAGTAAGATATACAATAAATTGAGTATACGGTCACAATTATGTCCATTTAAATGGAAACGTGGGTGTAATTTTATCTATAAGGATCTATTCAGTATGATGAACATTCAGTTCAAAGTAACCACTATAGATGTGGGTTTGGGTTGTAAAAAAGTGTTTATTTAGAAATGTTCTATCTGCGGACCCAGTAAGCATTGAAATATTGAACTAGTGGACTAATTGCTGGAGAGATAAAAGCCATCAGAGCTGCCATGAGGGTCATACTAAGTGTCCCTCACCCCCATACTGAGTCTCATACACTGCAGCACGGGCCATATCTGGTTCATCGTAAATTCGGCTTGGCCCTTGGTATTCTGCCCTTGGCATCCCTTCCCTCTGGCTGGCCTGTAACGAGAGAGGAGAGTAAATGTTGGCTAGGTGTCATGTGACAAGTACAAGACAAGCATGGGATCAAATTGTGACAGATCATGTGACTCACCGTGGCTCCAAATGCCCACTTGGACCTGGGGACTTGTGGGTAATCCTGGCCGACCTCTTCATATTCGTGTGCATCAGACGACGCAATCCAGCCTTCATAGCCGCCATCTATAATgagatattttaaataataacattgttATAAAGATACCAGGTCCATAGGTCTCCACACACCATCGTTTAAATTCTGACGACGTTCACTGATCTGTTAATGTTGCTACTCCAGCTTACTTTCGTGAGAAAGCCCATTTATATCTAAATATTGCATTGCAGGATTTTTCTCTTCCATTTCTGAAACTGAAAACCACAGTTAAGATACCATTAAAGAAGTTAAATATTTTACGAAGTTCTCATTCATTCCTGTCGGATGTCATGTGACACACACAGCGCAGTAATaggttgaaattcactgttgTCTTAGCAAcaggaaaaaaacatatttctaatAATTTTACAGCTTTATGTGTTTAAAACTACTGAGCGAGGAATGAACTGAAAGATCTGTTTAATAATCTTTGCTTAATACAATACAGTGCTAATCCAAGTCATACCACTTTAACAGAGTAAATGTAATgcataatataattttaaatcacAGATTAGTAATCCGCATGATTAGGAGAGGCGGGCAGCCATTTCCAGTCAATAACTGATGGGATACTTAGCTTTCATTTTCACTTTCTTTGCAACATGCATTTACAGAGCCATTAATATGGAGGGTTTAGAACATTGCAAGTGTTTTTTTTACCATCATTAGCCCAAGCTCTGCATACCTGGCCAGGTGTGACCCCCTGCATCCTCGGGCTCTGCTGTCTCGTAGTGAGGGGGAAGCGTTGGCCAGTAGTCTCTTTCTGGGTAGTAATAAAGTCCAGAATCAGATGTACTCTCCTGCACAAACACAGAGCAGATTTACTAAGAATAGAAACATT
Proteins encoded in this window:
- the NFKBID gene encoding NF-kappa-B inhibitor delta, producing the protein MNPTPNTAKDCRSYYPPPQTVKELLKHKRKTNQVSPPLREFTQDSGASSSTSFAHHPASQQDATQLYTRPTPQYPYAIPESYYTPGTGVLFGQNEGYERTSNETQSLDTSLGPDSVSPGTYMSTFPHAPPWLGHHTGLGPESGSEHFLRMAGCVVPDMIPMDLEEARAEIRNVSLEQLLRGDEDGDTILHIYVAKGLRSLSYAVAERYQQYSQLDAKEHNGKSPLLVAVAANQPQIVFDLMMLGADVNVSDKKGQTVLHVAGTYGLCDVLRVFMSLQNQQKFDIEARNYDGLTPLHCAVNAHNAAHTSQMSQPSPEREQRERDTLTCIQLLLQLGASCTSQDIKSNKTVIHLAVQAGNIPLVKFLLDLPHPDLPGLINMKAHGNTALHMAAALPPLATTEYLIQLLLFSGADPSTRNLENEQPAHLVPPGEFSEQIKLLLKRRRVMSSARHQSTSSL